The proteins below are encoded in one region of Amycolatopsis magusensis:
- a CDS encoding FAD-dependent oxidoreductase — MTSDKTEVLIVGSGFGGAIAAYHLAAGGAKVTVLERGPWLESKDFDHDFLLGSSYTRAFDFVVGDGMSVLGGNCVGGGSVVYFAAMPRAPKFVFERHGSIGRRMWPAEISRDTLEPWYDRVSESIPVTQQDWNDVTYSGGLWAAACHHSGRTANPTPVAIDNAKCTNCNWMMGGCRFDAKRSLLTNYLPAALAHGATIRPLHEVQKIERTPDGGYRVHYNIVDEVDYRVHSESGVIEAKIVILAAGAGATPVILQRSEESLGKMPHGVGRYFSGNGERLNTAILNEDKVREVLGLSREDGLAYEANQIGKGPTVACWDRLDENLPEYSRYSMEQLYFPPGLGTILAQVPGGDSPTWFGKEKKEILKRWKSWLTIFLMTEDDNEGVFGPPPPTGNAFRVSQQMLGRGALKYDPTPNTLSGWAQADAEVKEIMEKDGLAKIAPWTNDVVGAYTVHPLASCRIGDDAATSALHPNHELRDHPGIFVTDGSAVPGALTVNPAMTIAALAERAVPGIVKAAQNRGIDVKYGAPSPDGAINGRRGVTKLALSLAGD, encoded by the coding sequence ATGACCAGCGACAAGACCGAGGTCCTCATCGTCGGCAGCGGATTCGGCGGTGCCATCGCGGCCTACCACCTCGCCGCCGGCGGGGCCAAGGTCACCGTGCTCGAGCGCGGCCCGTGGCTGGAGAGCAAGGACTTCGACCACGACTTCCTGCTCGGCTCGTCCTACACCAGGGCGTTCGACTTCGTCGTCGGCGACGGGATGAGCGTGCTCGGCGGCAACTGCGTCGGCGGCGGCAGCGTGGTGTACTTCGCGGCGATGCCCCGCGCGCCGAAGTTCGTCTTCGAGCGCCACGGCAGCATCGGCCGTCGCATGTGGCCTGCCGAGATCAGCCGCGACACCCTCGAACCGTGGTACGACCGGGTTTCCGAGTCGATCCCGGTGACGCAACAGGACTGGAACGACGTCACCTACTCCGGTGGGCTGTGGGCCGCGGCCTGCCACCACTCCGGCCGGACCGCGAACCCCACCCCGGTCGCCATCGACAACGCCAAGTGCACCAACTGCAACTGGATGATGGGCGGCTGCCGGTTCGACGCGAAGCGCTCGCTGCTGACCAACTACCTGCCCGCCGCGCTGGCGCACGGCGCCACGATCCGCCCGCTGCACGAGGTGCAGAAGATCGAGCGCACGCCCGACGGCGGCTACCGCGTGCACTACAACATCGTCGACGAGGTCGACTACCGCGTGCACAGCGAGAGCGGCGTGATCGAGGCGAAGATCGTCATCCTGGCCGCCGGCGCCGGGGCCACCCCGGTGATCCTGCAGCGCTCGGAGGAGTCGCTCGGCAAGATGCCGCACGGTGTCGGCCGCTACTTCTCCGGCAACGGCGAACGGCTGAACACCGCGATCCTCAACGAGGACAAGGTGCGCGAGGTGCTCGGACTGTCCCGTGAGGACGGTCTGGCGTACGAGGCGAACCAGATCGGCAAGGGCCCGACCGTGGCCTGCTGGGACCGGCTCGACGAGAACCTGCCCGAGTACTCCCGCTACTCGATGGAGCAGCTGTACTTCCCGCCCGGCCTCGGCACCATCCTCGCCCAGGTGCCCGGCGGCGACTCGCCGACCTGGTTCGGCAAGGAGAAGAAGGAGATCCTCAAGCGCTGGAAGTCGTGGCTGACGATCTTCCTGATGACCGAGGACGACAACGAGGGCGTCTTCGGCCCGCCGCCGCCCACCGGCAACGCCTTCCGCGTCTCGCAGCAGATGCTCGGCCGTGGCGCGCTGAAGTACGACCCGACGCCGAACACGCTCAGTGGCTGGGCCCAGGCCGACGCCGAGGTCAAGGAGATCATGGAGAAGGACGGCCTGGCGAAGATCGCGCCGTGGACGAACGACGTGGTCGGGGCGTACACCGTGCACCCGCTGGCGTCCTGCCGGATCGGTGACGACGCGGCCACCTCGGCCCTGCACCCGAACCACGAGCTGCGCGACCACCCCGGGATCTTCGTCACGGACGGTTCCGCGGTGCCGGGCGCGCTGACCGTCAACCCGGCGATGACCATCGCCGCGCTGGCCGAACGCGCTGTTCCCGGAATTGTCAAGGCCGCACAAAACCGCGGGATCGACGTAAAGTACGGCGCACCGTCCCCGGACGGCGCGATCAACGGGCGGCGGGGCGTCACCAAGTTGGCTTTGAGTCTGGCGGGAGACTGA
- a CDS encoding DUF6239 family natural product biosynthesis protein codes for MPGVTQGPHDHVITFGVTTGTLWLQVLLVAAALTVAACALVRPFFTEQERATREAVAWAAAVAGVLTLLLTEGLDLPKQFAVLFLAGLGVPLFLARHADHGTTPLRVLHHLTPWVLLAAATGASVEFARAWLGAGPDRAGVLLNTGLVIAMVGLSWFAVWRPAPGRARALVNGVGWALASVVVAGTAHVATLTVAAG; via the coding sequence ATGCCCGGGGTGACGCAGGGTCCGCACGACCACGTGATCACCTTCGGCGTCACCACCGGCACGCTCTGGCTGCAGGTGCTGCTGGTCGCCGCCGCGCTCACGGTCGCCGCCTGCGCGCTGGTCCGCCCGTTCTTCACCGAACAGGAGCGGGCCACGCGCGAGGCGGTGGCGTGGGCGGCGGCGGTGGCCGGCGTGCTGACCCTGCTGCTCACCGAAGGTCTCGACCTGCCGAAGCAGTTCGCCGTGCTGTTCCTCGCCGGGCTGGGCGTGCCGCTGTTCCTGGCGCGCCACGCCGACCACGGCACGACGCCACTGCGGGTGCTGCACCACCTCACGCCGTGGGTGCTGCTCGCCGCGGCGACCGGCGCGAGCGTCGAGTTCGCTCGAGCCTGGCTCGGGGCGGGGCCGGACCGCGCTGGAGTGCTGCTCAACACCGGGCTCGTGATCGCGATGGTCGGGCTGTCCTGGTTCGCCGTCTGGCGCCCGGCGCCGGGCCGGGCCAGGGCGCTGGTCAACGGCGTGGGCTGGGCGCTGGCCAGCGTCGTGGTCGCGGGCACCGCGCACGTCGCCACCTTGACCGTGGCCGCCGGATAG
- a CDS encoding TIGR03084 family metal-binding protein, with protein MKDFQQVIADLTAEAAAFDGLVAELAEADWAKATPAPGWSVKHQVGHLAFIFKIAGLAAAEPAVFTAITSKIGPNGFEAAVNGALEEYIHDPAESVLTRWRAERDTGIKALAAVPADQVVPWLVNPLPPAVLACAGMMELFGHGQDIADALGVTREKTDRVANLVGFAVRTWNFGYQARNLPEPDVQFRFELTSPSGDQWAFGPAESEERITGDAWDFCLLVTRRRHRDDLDLTATGAEADRWLDLAQAYRGPAGEGRRPGQFS; from the coding sequence GTGAAGGACTTCCAGCAGGTGATCGCCGATCTGACCGCCGAGGCTGCAGCGTTCGACGGGCTGGTGGCGGAGCTCGCCGAAGCCGACTGGGCCAAGGCCACCCCGGCCCCGGGCTGGAGCGTCAAGCACCAGGTCGGGCACCTCGCGTTCATCTTCAAGATCGCCGGACTGGCCGCCGCCGAGCCCGCCGTGTTCACCGCGATCACTTCGAAGATCGGGCCCAACGGCTTCGAAGCCGCGGTGAACGGCGCCCTCGAGGAGTACATCCACGACCCCGCCGAGTCGGTGCTCACCCGCTGGCGGGCCGAGCGCGACACCGGTATCAAGGCACTCGCCGCGGTCCCCGCCGACCAGGTGGTGCCGTGGCTGGTCAACCCGCTGCCGCCGGCCGTGCTGGCCTGCGCGGGCATGATGGAGCTGTTCGGCCACGGCCAGGACATCGCCGACGCGCTCGGCGTCACGCGTGAGAAGACCGACCGCGTCGCCAACCTCGTCGGCTTCGCCGTGCGCACCTGGAACTTCGGTTACCAGGCGCGGAACCTGCCTGAGCCCGACGTCCAGTTCCGCTTCGAGCTGACCTCACCCTCCGGCGACCAGTGGGCGTTCGGCCCGGCCGAGTCCGAAGAGCGGATCACCGGCGACGCGTGGGACTTCTGCCTCCTGGTCACCCGCCGCCGCCACCGCGACGACCTGGACCTGACCGCCACCGGTGCCGAGGCCGACCGCTGGCTGGACCTCGCCCAGGCCTACCGCGGCCCGGCGGGGGAGGGTCGCCGGCCCGGGCAGTTCTCATGA
- a CDS encoding carboxymuconolactone decarboxylase family protein, producing the protein MTPTPVRLALRRTLKQVRHVRPVHPRAATGLVRAVYRQVERDFGMLAPPTALHSPSPEVLAAAWTILRESLIAGGRASRAAKEAVASAVSVRNACPYCVEVHGATMAGLVSTEDAAAIIGDHIGSVSDPEIRAVAAWARGDDSVELPAGQAAELLAVAFTFEYLNRMVHVFLGPSPLPPEVPESAAKFVRGMLGKFLRPGTPPTPGAALELLPPGGNAPEWADGVLADAFGRASLAFEAAGARALSPAVRELVENRLREWTGEPMGLSRAWVEPLVEELPEPEKASARLALLVAFSAFQVDESIVDAIDRDDTAIVEITSWAAFSAARRAVELRLVKAGKEKTPR; encoded by the coding sequence ATGACACCGACACCGGTCCGGCTCGCGCTGCGCCGCACGCTCAAGCAGGTCCGCCACGTGCGGCCGGTCCACCCGCGCGCGGCGACCGGACTGGTGCGGGCGGTGTACCGGCAGGTCGAGCGGGACTTCGGCATGCTGGCCCCGCCGACCGCCCTGCACTCACCGTCACCGGAGGTGCTCGCGGCGGCCTGGACGATCCTGCGCGAGTCGCTGATCGCCGGCGGCCGGGCGAGCCGGGCCGCGAAGGAAGCCGTGGCTTCGGCGGTCTCGGTGCGCAACGCCTGCCCGTACTGCGTCGAGGTGCACGGCGCCACAATGGCCGGCTTGGTGTCCACAGAGGACGCTGCCGCGATCATCGGTGACCACATCGGGTCGGTTTCCGATCCGGAGATCCGGGCGGTGGCCGCCTGGGCACGCGGGGACGACTCGGTGGAGCTGCCCGCCGGACAGGCGGCCGAGCTGCTGGCGGTGGCGTTCACCTTCGAATACCTCAACCGCATGGTGCACGTCTTCCTCGGTCCGTCACCGCTGCCGCCGGAGGTGCCGGAAAGCGCGGCGAAGTTCGTGCGCGGCATGCTCGGGAAATTCCTGCGGCCCGGCACGCCACCGACGCCGGGGGCGGCACTGGAATTGCTGCCGCCCGGTGGGAACGCGCCGGAATGGGCGGACGGAGTACTCGCTGACGCATTCGGGCGCGCGTCCCTGGCATTCGAAGCAGCCGGTGCACGTGCGCTTTCGCCCGCCGTTCGAGAACTGGTCGAGAATCGGCTGCGCGAGTGGACCGGTGAGCCGATGGGACTCAGCCGCGCCTGGGTGGAGCCGCTGGTGGAAGAGCTGCCCGAACCCGAGAAGGCGTCCGCCCGACTCGCCCTGCTCGTCGCGTTCTCGGCTTTCCAGGTCGACGAATCGATTGTGGACGCGATTGATCGAGACGACACCGCGATCGTGGAAATCACCTCCTGGGCTGCCTTTTCCGCGGCCCGCCGCGCGGTGGAACTGCGGCTGGTGAAGGCGGGAAAGGAGAAGACCCCCCGCTGA
- a CDS encoding class I SAM-dependent methyltransferase, producing MSSGAEEIGRHYDERSPIGDELRDGQIHMWYWFDRHDDATLPEAVHRMSRKVTDTLGLRPGEHLLDAGCGPGETAVYLAGQFGIRVTGITLSAYEIAQGGKRAEAAGVADRARFEYGDFTALSYPDNSFDAVLALESLQNAPDLGTVLAEFHRVLRPGGRLTFSDFSLESDRDPARVAKFVETLKLGALPTLPEWLDLTRAAGFAVEEYTQCGPRAFGMKTKYLETAMRSRDEITAKFGESAVGEFSRNHLGFFAPRKDQIGYVIVSARKPG from the coding sequence ATGAGTTCCGGCGCCGAGGAGATCGGCAGGCACTACGACGAGCGCTCGCCGATCGGCGACGAACTGCGCGACGGCCAGATCCACATGTGGTACTGGTTCGACCGCCACGACGACGCCACGCTGCCCGAGGCCGTGCACCGGATGAGCCGCAAGGTCACCGACACCCTGGGCCTGCGCCCCGGCGAGCACCTGCTCGACGCGGGCTGCGGGCCCGGGGAGACCGCGGTCTACCTGGCAGGCCAGTTCGGCATCCGGGTCACCGGGATCACGCTCAGCGCGTACGAGATCGCGCAGGGCGGCAAGCGGGCCGAAGCCGCCGGCGTGGCCGACCGCGCCCGGTTCGAGTACGGCGACTTCACCGCACTGTCCTATCCGGACAACTCGTTCGACGCGGTGCTGGCGCTGGAATCCCTGCAGAACGCGCCCGACCTGGGGACCGTGCTCGCCGAGTTCCACCGGGTCCTGCGCCCCGGCGGGCGCCTGACCTTCTCCGACTTCAGCCTGGAGTCCGATCGCGACCCGGCGCGGGTGGCCAAGTTCGTCGAGACGCTGAAACTGGGCGCGCTGCCGACCCTGCCCGAGTGGCTGGACCTCACGCGGGCCGCCGGGTTCGCGGTGGAGGAGTACACCCAGTGCGGGCCGCGGGCGTTCGGCATGAAGACGAAGTACCTGGAGACCGCGATGCGCAGCCGGGACGAGATCACCGCCAAGTTCGGCGAGTCGGCGGTCGGCGAGTTCTCCCGCAACCACCTGGGTTTCTTCGCGCCGCGCAAGGACCAGATCGGGTACGTGATCGTTTCCGCCCGCAAGCCGGGCTGA
- a CDS encoding class I SAM-dependent methyltransferase, whose translation MTDAATDSTIAELVKAFASARPEQLQAEFENLAGAVWREGVLTELALPAAPVLVDVLDQVTEDHQGRLVVLLGLLAEAEYPELGPVNHAVRAGLDQYLALVARESNTQAFTLALLYLLSHFPADRERILGAVAGIGLGPEEQTRLERALASLDLAKPDLGRVWPAPSIWALNASEQDFDQSWINDLSTEQITTNWENDTKTVFGFSGAKAYWSVLNGDPVQVAQNPPSRSDSDEDIDSSTSGLFGAHVEAFRCANCSGALEIRDEVVRCPECATSYPVAGGVLDLTAGIAETISTGNDEDTADLLQKLAEMPTMGLYYESVLRPAYLQIAGSNWGGAVTPSDEDAYIATHIDPVDGPVLDLAAGAGRWTTVVSDTVGPDRLLALDMGLPMLSVLRSRLPEVPAVQGSALDLPFADSSFGAVNMWNALQAFPDDAETAILEVGRVLRPGGTFTCMTFLFGQDPIYRHFQKSHFFPSRPAGHLLFELEDIKAWLDRAGMRIVELSGPETFVFFTAERI comes from the coding sequence ATGACTGACGCCGCAACGGACTCGACCATCGCCGAACTGGTGAAGGCGTTCGCCAGCGCCCGGCCCGAGCAACTCCAGGCCGAGTTCGAGAACCTGGCCGGTGCCGTGTGGCGCGAGGGCGTCCTGACCGAGCTGGCGTTGCCCGCCGCGCCGGTGCTGGTCGACGTGCTCGACCAGGTCACCGAAGACCACCAGGGCCGTCTCGTGGTGCTGCTCGGCCTGCTCGCCGAGGCCGAATACCCCGAGCTGGGCCCGGTCAACCACGCCGTGCGCGCGGGGCTGGACCAGTACCTGGCGCTGGTCGCGCGCGAGTCGAACACGCAGGCCTTCACCCTCGCGCTGCTCTACCTGCTCTCGCACTTCCCCGCCGACCGCGAGCGCATCCTCGGCGCGGTGGCGGGCATCGGCCTCGGGCCGGAGGAGCAGACGCGGCTGGAGCGCGCGCTCGCCTCGCTCGACCTGGCGAAGCCGGACCTCGGCCGGGTGTGGCCCGCGCCGTCGATCTGGGCGCTCAACGCCTCCGAGCAGGACTTCGACCAGAGCTGGATCAACGACCTGTCCACCGAGCAGATCACCACGAACTGGGAGAACGACACCAAGACGGTGTTCGGCTTCTCCGGCGCCAAGGCGTACTGGTCGGTGCTGAACGGTGACCCGGTGCAGGTGGCGCAGAACCCGCCGTCGCGCTCGGACTCGGACGAGGACATCGATTCGAGCACCTCGGGCCTGTTCGGCGCGCACGTCGAGGCGTTCCGCTGCGCGAACTGCTCGGGTGCGCTGGAGATCCGCGACGAGGTCGTCCGCTGCCCCGAGTGCGCCACCTCGTACCCGGTCGCCGGCGGCGTGCTCGACCTGACCGCGGGCATCGCCGAGACCATCAGCACCGGCAACGACGAGGACACCGCGGACCTGCTCCAGAAGCTGGCCGAGATGCCGACCATGGGGCTGTACTACGAGTCCGTGCTGCGCCCGGCCTACCTGCAGATCGCCGGGTCGAACTGGGGCGGCGCGGTCACCCCGTCCGACGAGGACGCCTACATCGCCACGCACATCGACCCGGTCGACGGCCCGGTGCTCGACCTGGCGGCCGGCGCGGGGCGCTGGACCACGGTGGTCTCCGACACCGTCGGGCCGGACCGCCTGCTCGCGCTCGACATGGGCCTGCCGATGCTCAGCGTGCTGCGCAGCCGCCTGCCCGAGGTGCCCGCGGTGCAGGGCAGCGCGCTCGACCTGCCGTTCGCCGACTCGAGCTTCGGCGCGGTGAACATGTGGAACGCGCTGCAGGCCTTCCCCGACGACGCGGAGACCGCGATCCTCGAGGTCGGCCGGGTGCTGCGCCCGGGTGGCACGTTCACCTGCATGACCTTCCTGTTCGGCCAGGACCCGATCTACCGGCACTTCCAGAAGTCGCACTTCTTCCCCAGCCGTCCGGCCGGGCACCTGCTCTTCGAGCTGGAGGACATCAAGGCGTGGCTGGACCGGGCCGGGATGCGGATCGTCGAGCTGTCCGGGCCGGAGACGTTCGTCTTCTTCACCGCCGAGCGGATCTGA
- a CDS encoding FAD-binding oxidoreductase, translated as MAVRLPGQPGYDAATAVFNLTAPPTPAAAVVVSTVDEIREALEYARSFRLGVRVHTTGHASPTQRPMSSALLLKVRPSGPVEVDASRRVARVPAGTLWGAVAEAAAPFGLAAPHGSSGTVGVVGYLLRGGMSYYGRQLGVATNLVRAVELVTADGSLVRASAAENPELFWAIRGGGGGFGVVTSIEVELFPAAKVITGSAFWAGEHAPELLREWLRWSEDAPWEATTSLQIMNLPDLPEIPEVLRSGPVLSVDGAVLAVTEDGVPLAQAQADELLGRLRSVAEPVMDSWALTKPSAVLEAHMDPEDPVPIAGDHLLLTDLDSAGASEFLRVVGPGSGSPFISAGMRQLGGAYSVADPGGGALSSFAGRFAYSGAGLVVDDSSSAAVEEHCSVVRSALAPWDSGWTVPSFVENWRQPQRHLSDSSVGRVDAVRALVDPDGVFAGDVSPGASAGGLAGGSVGDTPVF; from the coding sequence ATGGCCGTCCGGTTGCCGGGGCAGCCCGGATACGACGCGGCGACGGCCGTCTTCAACCTGACGGCTCCGCCGACCCCGGCAGCGGCCGTCGTCGTGTCCACAGTGGACGAAATCCGCGAGGCGCTGGAGTACGCGCGGTCGTTCCGGTTGGGCGTGCGGGTGCACACGACCGGGCACGCTTCGCCGACGCAGCGGCCGATGTCTTCCGCGCTGTTGCTCAAGGTGCGTCCTTCGGGGCCGGTCGAGGTCGACGCTTCGCGGCGGGTGGCCCGGGTGCCCGCGGGGACGTTGTGGGGTGCGGTCGCTGAGGCCGCGGCGCCTTTTGGCTTGGCTGCTCCGCATGGCTCGTCCGGGACCGTTGGCGTGGTCGGCTATCTGCTGCGCGGGGGGATGAGCTACTACGGGCGTCAGCTCGGGGTGGCGACGAACCTGGTGCGCGCGGTGGAGTTGGTGACCGCGGATGGTTCGCTGGTACGGGCTTCGGCTGCGGAGAACCCGGAGTTGTTCTGGGCGATCCGTGGCGGGGGCGGCGGGTTCGGGGTGGTCACCTCGATCGAGGTGGAACTGTTCCCAGCGGCGAAGGTGATCACGGGTTCGGCTTTCTGGGCTGGTGAGCACGCGCCGGAGCTGCTGCGGGAGTGGCTGCGCTGGTCGGAAGACGCCCCTTGGGAGGCGACGACTTCGTTGCAGATCATGAACCTGCCTGACCTGCCGGAGATCCCCGAGGTGCTGCGTTCGGGCCCGGTGTTGAGTGTGGACGGTGCCGTACTGGCGGTGACCGAGGACGGCGTGCCGCTGGCACAGGCCCAGGCGGACGAACTGTTGGGGCGCCTGCGTTCGGTGGCCGAGCCGGTGATGGACAGCTGGGCGCTGACCAAGCCGTCGGCGGTGCTCGAGGCGCACATGGACCCGGAAGACCCGGTGCCGATCGCCGGGGATCACCTGCTGCTGACGGACCTGGACTCGGCTGGGGCCTCGGAGTTCCTGCGCGTGGTGGGGCCGGGATCGGGTTCGCCGTTCATCAGCGCGGGGATGCGGCAGCTGGGCGGGGCGTACTCGGTGGCGGATCCGGGTGGTGGGGCGCTTTCCTCGTTCGCTGGGCGCTTTGCGTATTCGGGGGCAGGGCTGGTGGTCGACGACTCGTCTTCGGCGGCGGTTGAGGAGCACTGTTCGGTGGTGCGGTCGGCGCTGGCTCCTTGGGATTCCGGGTGGACTGTGCCCAGTTTTGTGGAGAACTGGCGGCAGCCGCAGCGGCACCTTTCGGATTCTTCGGTGGGGCGGGTGGATGCGGTTCGGGCGCTGGTGGATCCGGACGGGGTTTTCGCGGGGGATGTTTCGCCTGGGGCTTCTGCGGGGGGTTTGGCTGGGGGTTCGGTGGGGGACACCCCGGTTTTTTAG
- a CDS encoding DUF5987 family protein: protein MTLEAYADTIVPGEKRHPDDHAIAGVSEGPGSVEAGALELLETEATGITAGLDFLVPMLNGHAKAYAEEHHRELDPSLPEFVALSYDDRVQLILRLTKNGHPEKDGWVSLALFCNMAFDSAPHLSTAQALADGHPGLLAMGISTPDEDGLWRFPNYSYGRKLAELHPDTTPSGSPA, encoded by the coding sequence ATGACGCTCGAGGCGTATGCCGACACGATCGTTCCCGGCGAGAAGCGCCATCCCGACGACCACGCGATCGCCGGGGTGTCGGAGGGGCCGGGGTCGGTCGAGGCCGGGGCGCTCGAGCTGCTGGAGACCGAGGCCACCGGGATCACCGCGGGGCTCGACTTCCTGGTGCCGATGCTCAACGGGCACGCCAAGGCCTACGCCGAGGAACACCACCGGGAACTGGACCCGAGCCTCCCCGAGTTCGTCGCGTTGTCCTACGACGACCGGGTTCAGCTCATCCTGCGGCTGACCAAGAACGGTCACCCCGAGAAGGACGGCTGGGTCAGCCTCGCCCTGTTCTGCAACATGGCCTTCGACAGCGCCCCGCACCTGAGCACCGCGCAGGCCCTCGCCGACGGGCACCCCGGCCTGCTCGCGATGGGCATCTCCACCCCCGACGAGGACGGTCTCTGGCGCTTCCCGAACTACTCCTACGGCCGGAAGCTGGCCGAACTCCACCCGGACACCACGCCTTCAGGGAGCCCCGCATGA
- a CDS encoding enediyne antibiotic chromoprotein yields MQHGTNLIAKTAAAFALAAGLTLASQAGASAAATVTVTPSSALTDGATVTVSATGLAANEAHFIGLCGVIGSDFACDATGVAPVTTDGTGAATAPLTVRKSFTGTLGSGTTTPVDCGTITCIIGVYNADASAGANTPVTFG; encoded by the coding sequence GTGCAGCACGGGACCAACCTGATCGCCAAGACCGCCGCCGCTTTCGCACTGGCCGCCGGTCTCACCCTCGCCTCGCAGGCGGGCGCCTCGGCCGCGGCCACCGTCACGGTGACCCCGTCCTCGGCCCTCACCGACGGCGCGACGGTGACCGTCTCGGCGACCGGCCTGGCCGCGAACGAAGCACACTTCATCGGCCTGTGCGGCGTCATCGGCAGCGATTTCGCCTGCGACGCAACAGGAGTCGCCCCCGTCACCACCGACGGCACCGGCGCCGCGACCGCCCCGCTCACCGTACGGAAGTCGTTCACCGGCACCCTCGGCAGCGGCACCACCACCCCCGTCGACTGCGGGACCATCACCTGCATCATCGGCGTCTACAACGCGGACGCCAGCGCCGGCGCCAACACCCCAGTCACCTTCGGCTAG